From Spodoptera frugiperda isolate SF20-4 chromosome 27, AGI-APGP_CSIRO_Sfru_2.0, whole genome shotgun sequence, a single genomic window includes:
- the LOC118263824 gene encoding TNF receptor-associated factor 6 isoform X1 produces MDRDRSKDASEGIAPMGIQALNDTVLSNQPESRYECPVCLNWLRDPVITTCGHKFCKSCITSWLQNSGHCPIDNINLSMKVDIFPDNYTKREIQEQRMNCPFSTKGCTVKVTPLDLDAHIASCEYNRPETSTQPEIRVPCSFQAVGCKETFDSQEDMNHHAETDVQKHMSLLMNAYSEMKINNDMSNASIDAKEQEAMTLWEAPDKDGNQAAAPPLNNTSALIRALYERVVVLEQRNREQDIVIANMSKQLSAFAVAKMKQNNDMFLRYCMGNYVWKIDNFKARLDAMLRDHYKMLYSPGFYTSPNGYRFCVRLNISPQNPHCFALHVHLMKTENDDCLDWPFNGRISFAMINQYNPELTQKDTMMSNSSLIAFRKPTAEICVRGFGYTEYAVVSDVIRNGFVKDDVLIFRVGIRCV; encoded by the exons ATGGATCGAGATAGAAGTAAAGATGCCTCTGAAGGTATTGCT CCTATGGGAATACAGGCACTAAATGACACAGTGCTCAGTAATCAGCCAGAGTCTCGCTATGAATGTCCCGTGTGCCTCAACTGGCTGCGAGACCCGGTCATAACAACCTGTGGACATAAGTTCTGCAAGAGTTGTATTACTTCATGGTTACA GAACAGTGGCCACTGCCCTATAGACAACATAAACCTGAGCATGAAAGTGGATATATTCCCGGACAACTACACCAAAAGGGAGATACAAGAACAGAGAATGAACTGCCCATTTTCTACTAAAG GTTGCACAGTAAAAGTAACACCTCTAGACTTAGATGCCCACATAGCATCGTGTGAGTACAACCGCCCGGAGACGTCCACACAGCCGGAGATCAGGGTGCCTTGTTCCTTCCAAGCTGTCGGCTGCAAGGAGACGTTTGATAGCCAGGAGGATATGAACCACCATGCGGAGACTGATGTGCAGAAACATATGAGT CTCCTAATGAATGCGTATTCAGAAATGAAGATCAATAACGACATGTCGAACGCGAGTATTGACGCTAAGGAACAGGAGGCCATGACGCTTTGGGAAGCGCCCGACAAGGACGGCAACCAGGCTGCGGCGCCGCCACTAAACAATACTAGCGCACTTATAAG GGCACTATACGAGAGAGTAGTAGTACTGGAACAAAGGAATCGTGAGCAAGACATAGTGATAGCGAACATGTCCAAGCAATTATCAGCCTTCGCGGTAgctaaaatgaaacaaaacaacgaCATGTTCCTTCGATACTGCATGGGCAACTATGTGTGGAAGATTGACAACTTTAAAGCAAGGCTCGATGCTATGTTACGGGATCATTATAAAATGCTGTACAGTCCCGGGTTTTATACGTCTCCTAATGGTTATAG ATTCTGCGTCCGCCTAAACATATCACCGCAAAACCCTCATTGCTTCGCCCTCCACGTGCACTTAATGAAGACAGAGAACGATGACTGTTTAGACTGGCCGTTCAACGGACGCATTTCCTTCGCCATGATCAACCAGTACAACCCTGAACTGACTCAGAAGGACACAATGATGTCCAACTCCTCGCTGATAGCCTTCAGGAAGCCTACCGCAGAGATCTGTGTTCGAGGGTTCGGGTACACAGAGTATGCGGTCGTCAGTGACGTCATAAGGAACGGGTTTGTCAAAGATGATGTGCTCATATTCAGAGTGGGTATCCGCTGTGTATGA
- the LOC118263824 gene encoding TNF receptor-associated factor 6 isoform X2, protein MGIQALNDTVLSNQPESRYECPVCLNWLRDPVITTCGHKFCKSCITSWLQNSGHCPIDNINLSMKVDIFPDNYTKREIQEQRMNCPFSTKGCTVKVTPLDLDAHIASCEYNRPETSTQPEIRVPCSFQAVGCKETFDSQEDMNHHAETDVQKHMSLLMNAYSEMKINNDMSNASIDAKEQEAMTLWEAPDKDGNQAAAPPLNNTSALIRALYERVVVLEQRNREQDIVIANMSKQLSAFAVAKMKQNNDMFLRYCMGNYVWKIDNFKARLDAMLRDHYKMLYSPGFYTSPNGYRFCVRLNISPQNPHCFALHVHLMKTENDDCLDWPFNGRISFAMINQYNPELTQKDTMMSNSSLIAFRKPTAEICVRGFGYTEYAVVSDVIRNGFVKDDVLIFRVGIRCV, encoded by the exons ATGGGAATACAGGCACTAAATGACACAGTGCTCAGTAATCAGCCAGAGTCTCGCTATGAATGTCCCGTGTGCCTCAACTGGCTGCGAGACCCGGTCATAACAACCTGTGGACATAAGTTCTGCAAGAGTTGTATTACTTCATGGTTACA GAACAGTGGCCACTGCCCTATAGACAACATAAACCTGAGCATGAAAGTGGATATATTCCCGGACAACTACACCAAAAGGGAGATACAAGAACAGAGAATGAACTGCCCATTTTCTACTAAAG GTTGCACAGTAAAAGTAACACCTCTAGACTTAGATGCCCACATAGCATCGTGTGAGTACAACCGCCCGGAGACGTCCACACAGCCGGAGATCAGGGTGCCTTGTTCCTTCCAAGCTGTCGGCTGCAAGGAGACGTTTGATAGCCAGGAGGATATGAACCACCATGCGGAGACTGATGTGCAGAAACATATGAGT CTCCTAATGAATGCGTATTCAGAAATGAAGATCAATAACGACATGTCGAACGCGAGTATTGACGCTAAGGAACAGGAGGCCATGACGCTTTGGGAAGCGCCCGACAAGGACGGCAACCAGGCTGCGGCGCCGCCACTAAACAATACTAGCGCACTTATAAG GGCACTATACGAGAGAGTAGTAGTACTGGAACAAAGGAATCGTGAGCAAGACATAGTGATAGCGAACATGTCCAAGCAATTATCAGCCTTCGCGGTAgctaaaatgaaacaaaacaacgaCATGTTCCTTCGATACTGCATGGGCAACTATGTGTGGAAGATTGACAACTTTAAAGCAAGGCTCGATGCTATGTTACGGGATCATTATAAAATGCTGTACAGTCCCGGGTTTTATACGTCTCCTAATGGTTATAG ATTCTGCGTCCGCCTAAACATATCACCGCAAAACCCTCATTGCTTCGCCCTCCACGTGCACTTAATGAAGACAGAGAACGATGACTGTTTAGACTGGCCGTTCAACGGACGCATTTCCTTCGCCATGATCAACCAGTACAACCCTGAACTGACTCAGAAGGACACAATGATGTCCAACTCCTCGCTGATAGCCTTCAGGAAGCCTACCGCAGAGATCTGTGTTCGAGGGTTCGGGTACACAGAGTATGCGGTCGTCAGTGACGTCATAAGGAACGGGTTTGTCAAAGATGATGTGCTCATATTCAGAGTGGGTATCCGCTGTGTATGA